CCACAAAATGATCTTTATAtgtatgtgtctgtgtataGCTAAATATAGGTATGCTTTCAGTATTTGTATAGCAAGTTATTTTCATATGCAAGACATCTGATGCCGAGGGAATGTGAGTGGACTACTCACAGTGGAAAACCTGattcaactggaaaaaaaaaaaactactactAAATCTGGTTAGATTCAGAAATTTTGACAACTTCTCCTAAATGTGGGTGTGCTAACATACATGCTAACAATTTGGAAGGTCAACAAAAGGATAGTATGCTAACCAGTAGAAGCAAGTGTTTTCCAACAACAGCAGGGGCTGCGTGTGCTACAGAACTGattttccttccagctcagTGGTTCCTAGGGTAGTTTCACCTCTGGCCTTTCACTGGATCCCTCTTTGCTGCCACCTCCTATCGTGTCCATGGCAAGCTAGAAGGCACACTGACCATGCTGTGGGCCAGTTGGGTATCTTCGCCCTATGCTCCCCAGCTTTACTGGTTCTGGGAATACTGGCACTGACTCCACACTGACTTGGCAGGGCTTGTCTCCTTCTGGTGTTCAAAACGGTTTTGCCCACATCTACTGTACATTTGTATGGGAACTGTTTGGTAAAACAGTTGACTAATATAGCGGTCTTCTTGCAAAATGGAATTGAAAGAAGCTTGCTAGGAAGGGTAAGGAAAAAGGGAGAACTTGTTCATTTGTTTAGATTCTTAGgatcttttttgtttgaaaactcCAGTGGTGATTGAATAACTTTTGAAATGATGACATAAAGAGACTAAAAACTgagtattttgctttgttttgacaGTACAATTAACGTTGCTGGCTGATGACCATCATGGCAAAAAGCtatcttgtttaaaaacataccTGCCTTTGCTTAACTTACATATCTCTGTATGTCCCCAAAAATGGCTCCAGTAAATTTAAAGGAGATGGTACTTGGCACAGTTTAAATGACTACTGGTAAAAGGTAGAAACCAAGTTGAacttttttgtatttccttcttaaactgcttctttttctcctccactgTTTCTTCCAGATTCCTCTTTTTTGTGATGTCAGCTGACAGCCACCAGCTCCACACTCATTCCCACAAGGACACACTGAGTCCTACTTGTCATGGTCTCTTGAATGTCAACAGTCACCCCCTGTCGAAGAGCTCCTCGAGTCTGATCTGTGCTGGGCAGTCAAGTTTAGAGGAAAGGCAAAGCAGCAAACAGGAGCTTAGGAAAAGCCATAGTAGCACTGTCTGCCAAACCCTGGGAAACGAGAGTGATGCCAGGAGTGTGCCAAGCCCAAGATGGTCCTTCTCACAGTCTGGGTTGATGGTACCAGATGGATCAGTAGTCCAAACCATGAGCAATCTGTCACCTGATAACAATTCACAGAGCAGAACTAAGACTGCAAACCATTTTGTTATCGTTGAACAGCCCCCAGCATCTTGGGAAGTGGGTGACACTAAGATGTGTGTGAAGAGCAGCACTGTTGAGAATATTTCTTCAGCCTGCATTGTACACCAGCATAGCACATGCCAAATGGAAGAACCAGGAGCTGCTCTTCAGAGAAGCCACTCAGACCTAACTTGcagctgcaaacagcaaaattatGTTGCTCATGTAGAAACCAGTGCTACTCACTCCAGCCTAAGTTCTTCTAGCAGCAGGCATGGTCCATCAGCAGCCAGGATGTCTTTCCAGTCAGAGGGAGATGCgtcagaaacaaatgaaaatacatctcCCTATCAAAACCTTGGGACTCATCTTCCAGCAATACCTACAGACCAAAAAGTACCCACAAATAGCTTTGACAGCAGTGGTATTCCACGTAACACTACTGTTTACACAGATCCTGGAACATTTCACAGCGCTGTTCTTGGACCCCACATGCCTGGCAATGGTTTCTCAAACAGAACGATGTTCAGTCAAGCCACTGGAATTATTCATGGTGGTCTGACTTACGGTAATATTCCAAACTCTGCATACTCACCTATGGTGATGCCAGTTCATAACAACTCTGCAGTGCCCTGTAATGTAAGGCAGGACTCCTGTCTGAAAGTAGATGCTACCGTCCCTGCCTATTGCCATTCTTTGCCCATACCATCCATACAGCTTGTTCCGCGGTTGGTATGCTCGGTTAGCGAGTCAGGAAAAGAGGCAGCACCTGgctattttcattccttttctacTTCAGACATTCTGACATACCCTAAGCTTGTGTCTTCAGTAAGTGAATCAGGCCTGGATGCCAAGAGAGTCCTGAAGTGCTGTACCATTCCTGGAGAACAACTGCAGCATGCTCAGCACTGCACTCAGCAGGAGAGAGCTCCTCCTGAAGCACAGGCTGCCTGTGTGGCCTTTAGCAACCAGCAAGGTACAGACATGGTAATGAAGACCAAGGATATGTGGACTATGACCTCTGTAAATGACTTAACCAAAGGACTGAAAGCAGCTCTTGAGCGTAGAGATGCTGAGGTACAAACTCTTCCCACCATGGAATGCAAATCTGTGGCAacaagcccagcagctgcagcagaaggcCACCCACATGTGTTCCCAGAGGTGAACCTGGAGCAGCAAGACTTGGAGGCCCCCAAATCTCCAGTACGTGAAGTGAGATGGGATGATGAAGGAATGACGTGGGAAGTGTATGGGGCATCTGTGGATCCAGAGGTCCTTGGTCTAGCCATTCAAAAACATCTTGAGATTCAAATAGAACAATTCCAGACAGAGCCCCTTCAGCTggctgggaaaagaaaggaggattCTTTCAATAAGGAGCCATCTTCTgataaaactgggaaaaaaagaccaTTCAGAACAATGATGCATTCCCTGAGATACCCAAGCTGTTGCAGTCGTTCCAGTACTGCAGTGGAGTGAGCATAGCTGTAGGACAgccgtgcttttttttttgtaaattgtaAATAATGCTGGCTCTTAATTGTTAACACAAGTACATGTGGACAATCCACTTTGGTATAAGTGGGAAAAGTTCAGTGGCCATCAGATAcacagcaaagcaaggaaaaactCCTGGTTGGGCAATACAACAGAGGACATAAGGTTGTGTCTCCGTCATGTCATCTGACTGCTTTGACTCTATTTAATGTAGCCCTTACTCTTCTATGTTGGTTTTACATAATGTTGTAAGGAATAAGACCTTTTCTAAATGatgcatctttttaaaataatgttgatttttttctgtattttaataatttaggGTTAGGAAACAGTTAGAAAATGatgctttaataaaaattcttaGCTTTCCATCCTGCTTGCTAAGTTTTGGTAGCTACTCTGCTGTTAATTTATGCTAATGCTGACTATAAACCCACTTGAGCTGTAGACAAAATGAGAAAGTAGTGAATGCTGTATTGTAAATAACTGTAATTTTTGCTACACAATTCTGTGATGTGACTTCGTTATTACTAGCCTGAACTCGTCCCTTTGCAAACTGATGTATAGTTGGAGGACGCTCCTGCGACTTTCAAAATAGTTTGTAGTTACGATGAATTACCCCCTCAATACACAGAACTGATGTTTACCAACTGATGCAAATGTAAAGTGTTACCAAAGATGACTCGTGTAATGTGAATTACTTATTGAATGCTTATCTCTTGAAGACATGAAACAAAAGCTGTTCATAATAGTCTGTCACACTATTGTACCCTACAACtcaaaagcaattttgtttttcttatattaaaagTGATTTCCAGAGAGTTCTTATTACGTGCGTCTATCCTGAACAGTGGTTACTTTGTTGTGGCATAAGCCACACAGAGGACAGTCTGCATGTAATGTTCACCTGTCCTGCGTTCCATATCTGATCTGATGTCAAATGTCTGCTGAAcatgagatttttgttttcaccaAAGTACAGCTCAGAATAAGATTTGTTCTGAGTGCCTTAGTCATACAGGCAGGTTAaggatttgttttctctccaaaacaattttgtaaagcaaacaaaaaattccCATTGAGAAACATTATACTGTAATACAGATGTAGTGCAGAGCCTGTTTGAAGTGAAAGAATTGTCAAGAAACCTGTTGGTAACAAAAATTGTGTATCTATGGATTTCCTATGACTTTTGAAAGGTTTAAAATACAAGACACATTAGTGCACATTTGGAAAAAACCCTACTCATCTGAATGTTAACTACATGGGTGGAAtaagtttgtttatttgtatgaTGGAATGATGGatgcctgtttaaaaaaaaaaaatcactgcatttgggttcacttttaaaaaaaaatttaaatacagcCAGGTTGTAACATGAGTTAGACCTCTGTTCAAGTGTTAACTCTTGCAAATGTGAGAACTGtctctgttttttaatgctttctaaCTTAGGAAAATCAAAATCTATTTAATTCTACTTTTTATATAAAGTATAAGGAAAACGTTTTAGATTTGTAGTTGAGTGGATCAATGCTAAATCTAGATGCCTGTCAAGCCAGGCTGAAATCAGAGTGTATTCTGTTCTTGAGTCCATTTGAAAACCAGTCTATATtacatcaactttttttttttttttttttttttgcttcccaaACTAAATGCTCACATACCACTTAGAGCTGATTAAATTGAGGCTGCATTTGGCACAAATCCTCAGTTTCCAGAACTGGCAACTTTAACGCCTGCTACGgtgctctttctttcctttgaaacaTGGGAACAGCTACCTGTAAATGCAATATTCCAGATCTGGTAAGTCATCCCTGCACGGTAACTGATGTCTCTAGAAGGACTGAACTGCCAATGCTGCTTGATGGCTACGGGACTGATAATGGGCTGAGATGCTTAGGTCAGTGGTTCAGCACAGATGGCAAAGGGAACTGAGATCAGTATGCTGATGAAATACCTCTGAAGAAGCtataataattaatttcactCAATTATTATCTTGCTCTAGTAACAAAG
This Oxyura jamaicensis isolate SHBP4307 breed ruddy duck chromosome 6, BPBGC_Ojam_1.0, whole genome shotgun sequence DNA region includes the following protein-coding sequences:
- the GPRIN2 gene encoding G protein-regulated inducer of neurite outgrowth 2, which encodes MSADSHQLHTHSHKDTLSPTCHGLLNVNSHPLSKSSSSLICAGQSSLEERQSSKQELRKSHSSTVCQTLGNESDARSVPSPRWSFSQSGLMVPDGSVVQTMSNLSPDNNSQSRTKTANHFVIVEQPPASWEVGDTKMCVKSSTVENISSACIVHQHSTCQMEEPGAALQRSHSDLTCSCKQQNYVAHVETSATHSSLSSSSSRHGPSAARMSFQSEGDASETNENTSPYQNLGTHLPAIPTDQKVPTNSFDSSGIPRNTTVYTDPGTFHSAVLGPHMPGNGFSNRTMFSQATGIIHGGLTYGNIPNSAYSPMVMPVHNNSAVPCNVRQDSCLKVDATVPAYCHSLPIPSIQLVPRLVCSVSESGKEAAPGYFHSFSTSDILTYPKLVSSVSESGLDAKRVLKCCTIPGEQLQHAQHCTQQERAPPEAQAACVAFSNQQGTDMVMKTKDMWTMTSVNDLTKGLKAALERRDAEVQTLPTMECKSVATSPAAAAEGHPHVFPEVNLEQQDLEAPKSPVREVRWDDEGMTWEVYGASVDPEVLGLAIQKHLEIQIEQFQTEPLQLAGKRKEDSFNKEPSSDKTGKKRPFRTMMHSLRYPSCCSRSSTAVE